In Staphylococcus lloydii, the following proteins share a genomic window:
- the isaB gene encoding immunodominant staphylococcal antigen IsaB family protein: MNRATKTIVATTVTFGTLFGVGTASGVSAQNSVAHAATTPYYSYHGYAGNDSSFLLNKQFMNGIKYNNVTFNGVKISNTSSGSGATFTKYDQTFNGDKNAKKTNVVQFKVKDQLTVKQLKGAYGSDLKKVRALGNNEAAYEYAPKSPGLSVSFDVNDNKVSEVTIMYGGAGGGG, encoded by the coding sequence ATGAATAGAGCAACAAAAACAATTGTAGCAACTACAGTAACTTTTGGCACTTTATTTGGAGTAGGAACTGCCTCTGGAGTATCAGCACAAAATAGCGTAGCACATGCAGCAACAACACCTTATTATAGTTATCACGGATATGCTGGAAATGATTCTAGCTTCTTATTAAATAAGCAATTTATGAATGGTATTAAATATAATAATGTAACGTTTAATGGTGTTAAGATTAGTAATACATCAAGTGGAAGTGGCGCTACATTTACTAAGTATGACCAAACTTTTAACGGCGACAAAAATGCTAAAAAAACAAACGTAGTGCAATTTAAAGTTAAAGACCAGTTAACTGTAAAACAATTGAAAGGTGCGTATGGTTCTGATCTTAAAAAAGTAAGAGCACTAGGTAATAATGAGGCAGCATATGAATACGCGCCTAAATCACCTGGTCTAAGTGTTAGTTTTGATGTTAATGATAATAAAGTATCTGAAGTAACAATCATGTACGGTGGAGCTGGCGGTGGCGGTTGA
- a CDS encoding GNAT family N-acetyltransferase: MEIRQFVTEDAHEVAELIKRTLKTTNALYEPEDIIKKAIADITPQKIVERASFTHFYLLIDEAKIIGTGAIGPYWGSHTESSLFTVFVDPLYQRRGIGNLIIETLENDSYFQRAKRVEIPASITAVNFYLKHGYRYKNDIDEPDSEGLVRLEKY; the protein is encoded by the coding sequence ATGGAGATTAGACAATTTGTAACCGAAGATGCGCATGAAGTAGCAGAATTAATTAAAAGAACGTTAAAAACTACAAACGCATTATACGAACCAGAAGATATTATTAAAAAGGCAATCGCTGATATAACGCCACAAAAGATAGTGGAGAGGGCTAGTTTTACTCATTTCTATTTATTAATAGATGAAGCAAAAATTATTGGCACTGGTGCTATTGGACCGTACTGGGGTAGTCACACGGAAAGCAGTCTATTTACAGTATTTGTAGATCCACTCTATCAAAGGAGAGGTATCGGTAATTTAATAATTGAAACGTTAGAAAACGACTCATATTTTCAACGTGCCAAAAGAGTAGAGATTCCAGCATCAATAACTGCCGTTAATTTTTACCTTAAACATGGCTATAGATATAAAAATGATATAGATGAACCTGATTCGGAAGGTCTTGTTAGACTTGAAAAGTATTAA
- a CDS encoding histidine phosphatase family protein has product MLYLLRHCQAMGQNEDAPLTESGHRKAESLIPILEQLQINKIYSSPMIRAVKTVEPFALSMYKEVITDKRLAERVLTTETLDSFLPELEKTFNDYDLKLQGGESSREAEQRAISLLNEIDLTENVLLVSHGNLIALILNYFEKFSFTDWKTLENPDLRVIKNDGSISKIELGDSYGD; this is encoded by the coding sequence ATGTTGTATTTATTAAGACATTGTCAGGCAATGGGACAAAATGAAGATGCGCCATTAACCGAATCTGGTCACCGAAAAGCTGAATCTCTAATACCTATATTAGAACAACTTCAAATTAACAAAATTTATTCAAGTCCTATGATAAGGGCAGTTAAGACGGTAGAGCCTTTTGCATTATCTATGTATAAAGAGGTGATTACAGATAAACGATTAGCTGAACGTGTACTAACTACTGAAACATTAGATTCATTTTTGCCCGAATTAGAAAAAACTTTTAATGACTATGATTTAAAGTTACAAGGTGGAGAAAGTAGTCGAGAAGCTGAACAAAGAGCAATTAGCCTGTTAAATGAGATAGATTTAACTGAAAATGTACTGCTTGTTAGTCACGGCAATTTAATTGCTTTGATATTAAATTATTTTGAAAAATTCTCCTTCACAGATTGGAAAACACTAGAAAATCCTGATTTAAGGGTAATAAAAAATGATGGAAGTATTTCAAAAATTGAACTAGGTGATAGTTATGGAGATTAG
- a CDS encoding ASCH domain-containing protein: MSIETFWNEFITKYPEYKDAKYTAWAFGVDQDFLADLVSRGIKTSTTSAYSLYELDNEPLPQTEDLSVVLNSKEQPICVIQTTEIYATKFKNVTETHAYNEGEGDRSLAYWRDAHLAFFNEEFKEHNLTFSEEEIVLCEEFECLYVKGE, encoded by the coding sequence ATGTCTATTGAAACATTTTGGAATGAATTTATAACTAAATATCCTGAATATAAAGACGCTAAATATACTGCATGGGCATTTGGCGTTGATCAAGATTTTTTAGCTGACTTAGTAAGCCGAGGTATTAAGACATCAACAACGAGTGCATATAGTCTTTATGAATTAGATAATGAACCACTGCCTCAAACAGAGGATTTGAGCGTAGTGCTAAATAGTAAAGAGCAACCGATATGTGTGATACAAACGACTGAAATTTATGCTACAAAATTTAAAAATGTGACAGAAACGCATGCCTATAATGAAGGTGAAGGGGACAGAAGTCTTGCCTATTGGAGAGACGCACATTTAGCGTTCTTTAATGAAGAATTTAAGGAACATAATTTAACATTTTCTGAAGAAGAGATTGTGTTATGTGAAGAATTTGAATGTTTATATGTTAAAGGTGAATAG
- a CDS encoding GNAT family N-acetyltransferase, with protein MSVFTRLFNNEDLQQIDNLLMLYEQLGYPTTKDELLERLTKLNSHEDYFMLLLINEKGDIIGFSGMCRMMNFEKPGHYLRILAFVINSNYRKQGNGELLLNESEQLANKLNCEALALNSGNREERVNAHAFYQANGFNKKSSGFVKNL; from the coding sequence ATGAGCGTCTTTACAAGGTTGTTTAATAATGAGGACCTGCAACAGATAGACAATTTGCTAATGTTATATGAACAGTTAGGCTACCCGACCACTAAAGATGAATTGCTTGAACGTTTAACAAAATTAAACAGCCACGAGGATTATTTTATGTTGCTGCTAATCAATGAAAAAGGTGACATTATTGGTTTTAGTGGTATGTGTCGCATGATGAATTTTGAAAAGCCTGGTCATTATTTACGCATTTTAGCTTTCGTTATAAACAGCAATTATCGCAAACAGGGTAATGGCGAATTATTACTTAATGAGTCAGAACAGTTAGCTAATAAGTTAAACTGTGAGGCATTAGCGTTAAATAGTGGCAATCGAGAGGAACGCGTAAATGCGCATGCGTTTTATCAAGCGAATGGTTTTAATAAAAAATCTTCAGGGTTTGTAAAGAATTTATAA
- a CDS encoding VOC family protein has translation MKITNIRLLTNDFENMFNFYHDILKATCVFGNKQGNYADFDFAGVYLSLFDKQLMVEALKLDDQLGNEHYNTQMIIIEADNLEKLYNQLKNDVNVLDEPTEQQEWGIKCFHVTDPDNNIIEFYEGL, from the coding sequence ATGAAAATAACTAATATTAGGTTGCTAACAAATGATTTTGAAAATATGTTCAATTTTTACCACGACATTTTAAAGGCGACGTGCGTTTTTGGCAACAAACAGGGTAATTACGCAGATTTTGATTTCGCAGGTGTTTACTTGTCGTTGTTCGATAAACAGTTAATGGTAGAAGCACTCAAACTTGATGACCAATTAGGAAATGAGCATTATAATACCCAAATGATAATTATTGAAGCGGATAATCTTGAAAAGTTATATAACCAATTAAAAAATGACGTTAACGTATTAGATGAACCAACAGAACAACAAGAATGGGGCATCAAATGTTTCCATGTGACCGATCCAGACAATAATATTATTGAATTTTATGAGGGATTATAG
- a CDS encoding nuclear transport factor 2 family protein: MNKQQLQQQIEQVYLDILIELNLEKVDTYFAPDYVQVTDHITTDINEFKAHLEKLKAVVKSLTIETFKDMLIDEEKQTVFLRYDVIVEKKDNSIGNIEVYAVFTFNDDGKVIACNELTKEYDEQVKGLGSI, encoded by the coding sequence ATGAATAAACAACAATTACAACAACAAATCGAACAAGTATATCTCGATATTTTAATTGAATTGAATTTAGAAAAGGTAGACACTTATTTTGCGCCCGATTATGTCCAAGTAACAGATCATATAACAACAGATATTAATGAATTTAAAGCGCATTTAGAAAAACTGAAAGCCGTAGTAAAAAGTTTAACAATTGAAACTTTTAAAGATATGTTGATAGATGAAGAAAAACAAACTGTATTTTTAAGATATGATGTCATCGTTGAGAAAAAGGACAATAGTATAGGCAACATTGAAGTTTATGCGGTATTTACGTTTAACGATGATGGTAAGGTAATAGCTTGTAACGAGCTCACTAAAGAATATGATGAACAAGTAAAAGGACTAGGTAGTATTTAA
- a CDS encoding squalene/phytoene synthase family protein has translation MVNKKDYKDAMNMLKATSRTFYIPITFLEKDLKDAVASAYLILRAVDEIEDHPDISNDVKYTVLLQISELFKQPFDENAYASIIAPIKDILPDVSIRLGDWIKVCPEAALPAVMEHSSETAYGMSKWSKLNWEIHTREDLDEYTYYVAGLVGVMLSDLWSIYGNEQTDRDLAIGYGRGLQAVNILRNEQEDLDERKVSFVPDDWSRDDLFEYAEANLAKADEYIKAVKKRSIKMFCRLPLVLAHKTLKAMKSGREKVSREEVEQSVKEVQDEA, from the coding sequence GTGGTAAATAAAAAAGATTATAAAGATGCAATGAACATGTTAAAAGCAACAAGTCGTACATTTTATATCCCTATTACTTTTTTAGAAAAGGATTTAAAGGATGCAGTCGCTTCAGCGTATTTAATATTACGTGCAGTTGATGAGATTGAAGATCATCCAGATATAAGTAATGACGTGAAATATACGGTGTTATTACAAATAAGTGAATTATTTAAACAACCATTTGATGAAAATGCGTATGCGTCTATCATTGCACCGATAAAAGATATCTTACCTGATGTATCAATTCGTTTAGGTGATTGGATTAAAGTATGTCCTGAAGCAGCATTACCTGCCGTAATGGAGCATTCTAGTGAAACAGCTTATGGTATGTCTAAATGGTCTAAATTAAATTGGGAGATTCACACACGTGAAGATTTAGATGAATATACATACTATGTTGCAGGCTTGGTAGGCGTCATGTTGTCTGACCTATGGAGCATTTATGGTAATGAGCAAACGGACAGAGATTTAGCAATTGGTTATGGCCGTGGTTTACAAGCTGTAAATATATTACGTAATGAACAAGAAGATTTAGACGAACGAAAAGTAAGTTTCGTACCGGATGATTGGTCGCGTGATGACTTATTTGAATATGCAGAGGCTAATTTAGCCAAAGCTGATGAGTACATTAAAGCGGTTAAGAAAAGAAGTATAAAAATGTTTTGTCGTTTACCTTTAGTATTGGCGCATAAAACATTAAAAGCCATGAAATCAGGTCGCGAAAAAGTATCGCGTGAAGAAGTTGAACAATCTGTAAAAGAAGTTCAAGACGAAGCATAA
- a CDS encoding NADPH-dependent FMN reductase — MKIALLSGSPIGTKTRVAIDRLQQALVEQDENHEITLLDLRDLNIQQPDGRNYLDTEGDTLHLTTTLMEADIIFIGFPVFQAAIPGALKNVFDLLPVNAFRNKIAGLIVTAGSSKHYLIPELQLKPILGYMKAHVMQTYVFIEESDFSNKQIVNDDVHFRITTLAQDTLRMARVYNQILQEEDDQYDF, encoded by the coding sequence ATGAAAATAGCTTTATTATCTGGCTCACCAATTGGTACAAAAACTAGAGTTGCAATAGATAGATTACAACAAGCGCTCGTTGAGCAAGACGAAAATCATGAGATTACATTATTAGATTTAAGAGATCTTAATATCCAACAACCGGATGGCCGTAATTATTTAGATACTGAGGGAGATACATTACATCTAACTACCACATTAATGGAAGCGGATATTATCTTTATTGGATTTCCTGTATTTCAAGCTGCCATTCCAGGTGCGTTAAAAAATGTTTTTGATTTATTGCCCGTTAATGCATTTAGAAACAAAATAGCTGGATTAATTGTCACTGCAGGTTCATCAAAGCATTATTTAATTCCTGAATTACAATTAAAACCGATTTTAGGGTATATGAAGGCCCATGTGATGCAAACATATGTATTTATTGAAGAAAGTGACTTTTCTAACAAACAAATTGTTAATGACGATGTACACTTTAGAATTACGACATTAGCCCAAGACACACTACGCATGGCAAGAGTATATAATCAAATACTCCAAGAAGAAGACGACCAATACGATTTTTAG
- a CDS encoding LLM class flavin-dependent oxidoreductase, translated as MGNLKMNENNKLEFGLYSLGDHLLNPHNGEKVSYEQRIHELIEASQLAEQAGLDVFAVGESHQEHFTTQAHTVVLGAIAQATNKIKVSSSSSIISAADPVRVFEDFATIDLISSGRAEIVAGRASRTGIFDLFGIDLRDYDELYEEKLNLLLELNKNDRITWSGKHRPELRNMKIFPRPVDDNLPIWRAVGGPPASAIKAGRQGVPMMITTLGGPAMNFKDSVDQYRMTAEEAGFDTSPECLPVATASLFYTAETSQQAMREYYPHLNTGMSFIRGVGYPKQQFAAATNEKEALMVGSPQQIIEKLLYQHELYGHQRFMAQIDFGGVPFDKIMKNIELIGNEIIPAVNKHLSK; from the coding sequence ATGGGCAATTTAAAAATGAATGAAAATAACAAACTTGAATTTGGATTATATTCGTTAGGCGATCATTTACTTAATCCGCATAATGGTGAAAAGGTAAGCTATGAACAGCGTATTCATGAACTTATAGAAGCGAGTCAACTTGCTGAACAAGCTGGCTTAGATGTTTTTGCGGTAGGCGAAAGTCATCAGGAACACTTTACAACGCAAGCGCACACGGTTGTTTTAGGTGCCATTGCACAAGCTACTAATAAAATTAAAGTTTCAAGTTCGTCTTCAATTATAAGTGCTGCTGATCCTGTAAGAGTGTTTGAAGATTTTGCAACGATTGACTTAATTTCCAGTGGACGTGCAGAAATTGTTGCAGGTAGAGCATCACGTACAGGGATTTTTGATTTATTTGGCATAGATTTAAGAGATTACGATGAACTATACGAAGAAAAATTAAATTTACTATTAGAATTAAATAAAAATGACAGAATTACTTGGTCGGGTAAACATAGACCAGAATTAAGAAACATGAAGATTTTCCCAAGACCTGTCGATGATAATCTACCTATTTGGAGAGCAGTTGGTGGCCCTCCTGCGAGTGCAATCAAAGCTGGACGTCAAGGCGTTCCAATGATGATTACCACGTTGGGTGGCCCAGCGATGAATTTTAAAGATTCTGTAGATCAATATCGTATGACTGCGGAAGAAGCTGGTTTCGATACATCTCCTGAGTGTTTACCAGTAGCAACGGCAAGTTTGTTTTATACGGCTGAAACATCACAACAAGCTATGAGAGAATATTATCCTCATCTTAATACAGGTATGTCATTTATTCGCGGTGTCGGTTATCCAAAACAACAATTTGCAGCAGCGACTAACGAAAAGGAAGCGTTAATGGTGGGCAGTCCTCAACAAATCATCGAAAAATTACTGTACCAGCATGAATTATACGGTCATCAACGATTTATGGCACAAATTGATTTTGGTGGCGTGCCATTCGACAAAATTATGAAAAATATCGAATTGATTGGTAATGAAATTATACCAGCGGTTAACAAACATTTATCTAAATAG
- a CDS encoding CPBP family intramembrane glutamic endopeptidase: MEQVNSIRPKGNRVVNVLIFIGLMILVSSPTMFAGSIIYLASNNEDVWKVIVITIIGIIFTILVMWLFRWYYQKRSYEQNQHQMNLRDILINISWFIGIRIAVVIFAALMKAIYNKSSSENDKILMQQLKELQHINISTVIALLFFLIIIIFVAPYLEELLFRGIFKETIFKKTAFLLPLIVSSLIFSSLHASTNVISFIMYMVMGLCFYMAYNRRKNIKDSMMVHMINNAMAGITMVIMIFT; the protein is encoded by the coding sequence ATGGAACAGGTAAACAGTATCAGGCCTAAAGGAAATCGAGTAGTTAATGTTTTAATTTTTATAGGACTTATGATACTTGTATCGTCACCAACGATGTTTGCTGGTTCAATTATTTATTTAGCATCTAATAATGAAGATGTGTGGAAAGTCATTGTCATAACTATCATTGGCATTATTTTCACCATATTAGTGATGTGGCTTTTCAGATGGTATTACCAAAAGCGAAGCTATGAACAAAACCAACATCAAATGAACTTAAGAGATATTTTAATCAATATTTCGTGGTTTATAGGTATACGTATAGCTGTAGTTATTTTTGCGGCGCTTATGAAAGCCATCTACAATAAATCTTCCTCTGAAAATGATAAAATTCTGATGCAGCAGCTAAAAGAATTACAGCATATTAACATTTCAACCGTTATTGCCTTATTGTTTTTCTTAATTATAATTATTTTTGTCGCACCGTATTTAGAAGAATTACTTTTTAGAGGTATTTTTAAAGAAACAATATTCAAAAAGACAGCTTTTCTATTACCTCTTATTGTATCTTCACTCATATTTTCATCGCTACATGCTTCAACAAATGTGATAAGTTTCATTATGTACATGGTTATGGGACTGTGCTTTTATATGGCATATAACCGACGTAAAAATATTAAAGACAGCATGATGGTTCACATGATTAATAATGCGATGGCTGGTATTACAATGGTCATTATGATTTTCACTTAA
- a CDS encoding amino acid permease, with protein MEDHELQRKMTNRHIQLIAIGGAIGTGLFLGAGKSISLAGPSILLVYIIIGFFLFIMMRALGELLLSNSDYNSFTDIAEHYLGHLFGFLTGWTYWFCWVATGIADITAAAKYIQYWFPDIPSYISAIGTVLILLILNLMTVRLFGEVEFWFALIKIIAIGLLIIIGLWLIFTGFKSSTGIQSGFHNLYTHGGPFPNGAMGFLLAFQMAVFSFVGIELVGVTSRETKDPEKNLPKAVNSLGYRILIFYVLSLLIIMSITPWNKVSATESPFVNLFVLAGIPAAAGIVNFVVLTSAASAANSGLFSNSRMVYGLGSTGHAPKILGRINKRGVPYPALIFSGVVLFFSAILNYFIPDEVFTLVTTLATIFFIFIWSIILICYIKYRKENAELHKKSIFKNPFGIIGSYAALAFFVFVLVMLLFADDTRIALFYSPLWIILLLVGYYFNQKKINK; from the coding sequence ATGGAAGATCATGAATTACAACGTAAAATGACCAATCGACACATTCAGTTGATTGCTATTGGAGGAGCAATCGGTACAGGATTGTTTTTGGGGGCAGGTAAAAGTATTTCTTTAGCTGGTCCCTCAATTTTATTAGTATATATCATCATTGGATTTTTCTTATTTATTATGATGAGAGCATTGGGAGAGTTATTATTATCAAATAGTGACTATAATTCATTTACTGATATTGCAGAACATTATTTAGGTCATTTATTTGGATTTTTGACGGGGTGGACGTATTGGTTTTGTTGGGTCGCAACAGGAATAGCCGATATCACGGCGGCAGCCAAATATATTCAATATTGGTTTCCAGATATCCCTTCATATATATCAGCAATTGGGACGGTACTGATTTTATTAATTTTAAATTTAATGACAGTACGACTATTTGGAGAAGTTGAGTTTTGGTTTGCATTGATTAAAATTATTGCCATAGGTTTACTGATAATTATTGGTTTATGGTTAATCTTTACTGGTTTTAAATCTAGCACAGGTATCCAATCAGGTTTCCATAATTTATATACACATGGTGGGCCTTTCCCAAATGGGGCAATGGGCTTCTTATTGGCATTCCAAATGGCTGTTTTTAGTTTTGTGGGTATTGAACTTGTCGGTGTGACTTCACGTGAGACCAAAGATCCTGAAAAGAACTTACCAAAAGCGGTAAATTCATTGGGGTATCGTATTTTAATATTTTACGTGCTTAGTTTATTAATCATTATGAGCATTACACCATGGAACAAGGTGTCTGCAACAGAAAGTCCATTCGTTAATTTATTTGTCTTAGCAGGCATACCTGCAGCGGCAGGGATCGTGAACTTTGTGGTGTTAACATCAGCAGCAAGTGCTGCGAATAGTGGATTATTTAGTAATAGTAGAATGGTCTACGGTTTAGGTAGTACTGGCCATGCACCCAAAATACTTGGAAGAATAAATAAGCGAGGCGTACCATATCCAGCATTGATATTTTCTGGGGTCGTGCTCTTTTTCTCAGCAATACTAAATTACTTTATACCAGATGAAGTATTTACATTAGTGACCACACTAGCAACGATTTTCTTTATTTTTATCTGGTCTATTATTTTAATTTGTTATATTAAATATCGAAAAGAAAACGCAGAATTACACAAAAAATCAATTTTCAAAAATCCATTCGGCATTATCGGTTCATATGCTGCATTAGCATTTTTCGTCTTCGTTTTAGTCATGTTACTATTTGCTGACGATACACGTATCGCATTATTTTATTCACCATTATGGATTATTTTATTATTAGTTGGTTATTACTTTAATCAGAAGAAAATTAATAAGTGA
- a CDS encoding SRPBCC domain-containing protein: MLHEINWPQKWLPGMTDNFASNEIIVKGLVFENVIENLIDTSKWEQYYANSSDINMYNQTSPKLQQDTRFKFKTFGFDIEAEMEELDIDENVARIAWHGWNNETGDNFLDVYHAWLIEKLPQNRLRILTQESQIGAPAQAMAQDESHPMINGHQDWLDCLAKFSK; the protein is encoded by the coding sequence ATGTTACATGAGATTAACTGGCCACAAAAATGGCTGCCAGGCATGACTGATAATTTCGCTTCCAATGAAATTATAGTGAAAGGCTTAGTGTTTGAAAATGTTATAGAAAACCTTATTGATACTTCAAAATGGGAGCAATATTATGCTAATAGTAGTGACATAAATATGTATAATCAAACATCACCCAAGTTACAACAAGATACACGGTTCAAATTTAAAACTTTTGGTTTTGATATAGAAGCGGAAATGGAAGAACTTGATATCGATGAAAATGTAGCTCGCATCGCTTGGCATGGTTGGAACAACGAAACAGGAGACAATTTTTTAGACGTCTATCACGCATGGCTTATAGAAAAATTACCGCAAAACAGATTGAGAATTTTAACACAAGAATCCCAAATTGGCGCACCTGCCCAAGCAATGGCACAAGATGAGAGTCATCCAATGATTAATGGACATCAAGATTGGTTAGACTGCCTAGCAAAATTTTCAAAATAA
- a CDS encoding winged helix-turn-helix transcriptional regulator codes for MKDRLFNCPVEAIISLIGGKYKPIILWYLLDDTLRFNELQKRLPQATPKMLSQQLKELQQEGFIEKVIYPEVPPKTEYYITEYGKTLETILNEMCNWGETYMGDYIVKNEDQ; via the coding sequence ATGAAAGATAGATTGTTTAATTGTCCGGTTGAAGCGATTATAAGTTTAATTGGAGGCAAGTATAAACCTATTATTTTGTGGTATTTACTAGATGATACGTTAAGATTTAATGAATTACAAAAACGTTTACCACAAGCAACACCTAAAATGTTAAGTCAGCAATTGAAAGAGTTACAACAAGAGGGTTTTATTGAAAAAGTTATTTATCCAGAAGTACCTCCAAAAACAGAATATTACATTACAGAATATGGCAAAACGCTGGAAACGATTTTAAATGAAATGTGCAATTGGGGCGAAACATATATGGGCGATTATATCGTAAAAAATGAAGATCAATAA
- a CDS encoding ABC transporter permease, whose product MKNISNIIMTSIKAILKNKRRNIFTMIGIIIGISAVITIMSLGNGFKKTATDEFSKSGISKDSALIEYLTESGEAAQKNPFSQQDIDIAKQVDGVTEAKIKIDDNQSYNVKATNIMNKAEPLLDLSVATKKKIEKTKQGKGFSTLDNSLRKKVVVVNDEIAHGTFEENAIGQTLYIDGQGFEIVGIANDPLHTANVFMPTKTFERYMDNLAQDYPGLQLTLAEGVQKKHTAKKVADELNKKGSGIGEGKYSYEDNEKILKEITQIFNSITYFVAAVAGISLFIAGIGVMNVMYISVSERTEEIAIRRAFGAKARDIEFQFLIESIILCVMGGLIGLALGIAIAEIVAAVTPDYIQSVVSLTSVLIAVGVSTFIGVIFGWVPARSAANKELIDIIK is encoded by the coding sequence ATGAAAAATATATCTAATATTATTATGACTTCGATTAAAGCAATTTTAAAAAATAAGCGACGTAATATTTTTACGATGATAGGTATTATTATCGGTATTTCGGCAGTTATTACTATTATGTCGTTAGGTAATGGCTTTAAAAAGACAGCCACTGATGAATTTTCAAAATCTGGTATCAGTAAAGATTCGGCACTTATTGAGTATTTGACTGAAAGTGGAGAAGCGGCGCAGAAAAATCCATTTAGCCAGCAAGATATTGATATAGCGAAACAAGTAGATGGTGTTACTGAGGCAAAAATTAAAATTGATGATAATCAAAGTTACAATGTAAAAGCGACAAATATTATGAATAAAGCGGAACCGCTTTTAGATTTAAGTGTTGCCACGAAGAAGAAAATAGAAAAAACAAAACAAGGTAAAGGATTCAGTACACTCGATAATAGTTTGAGGAAAAAGGTTGTTGTGGTCAATGATGAAATTGCACATGGCACTTTTGAAGAAAATGCTATAGGACAAACGTTATATATAGATGGACAAGGATTTGAAATTGTCGGCATTGCTAACGACCCATTACATACCGCCAATGTATTTATGCCAACAAAAACATTTGAACGCTATATGGATAACTTAGCGCAAGACTATCCTGGATTACAATTAACATTAGCAGAAGGCGTGCAGAAAAAACATACGGCTAAGAAAGTTGCCGATGAATTAAACAAAAAAGGTAGTGGCATAGGTGAAGGTAAATATAGCTATGAAGACAATGAAAAGATTTTAAAAGAGATCACACAAATATTTAATAGTATTACTTATTTTGTAGCGGCAGTCGCAGGCATTTCGCTATTTATCGCAGGCATAGGCGTGATGAATGTTATGTATATTTCAGTTAGTGAACGTACAGAAGAAATTGCTATACGCCGTGCTTTTGGCGCAAAAGCGCGAGACATAGAATTTCAGTTTTTAATAGAAAGTATAATTCTCTGTGTGATGGGTGGCTTAATAGGTCTCGCTTTAGGTATAGCGATTGCTGAAATTGTTGCAGCTGTGACCCCAGATTATATTCAGAGTGTCGTCAGTCTAACCTCTGTATTGATTGCAGTGGGTGTTTCGACATTTATCGGCGTTATTTTCGGATGGGTGCCAGCACGTTCAGCGGCTAACAAAGAACTCATAGACATTATTAAATAG